In the Scyliorhinus torazame isolate Kashiwa2021f chromosome 4, sScyTor2.1, whole genome shotgun sequence genome, one interval contains:
- the prss35 gene encoding inactive serine protease 35 isoform X2, producing the protein MGTIPLLLLLSMNSLTFAFWIDTAEDYTWHLQRTPKVLDRRTIILDPPRFKAKTKLLTNSTCGIACQKKLPLPTVSDLQNYLSYETVYNNGTRTLTEVDVGEFNLKNEFEFAQARGRSRRKRQVFGLDSRFSIGNKHFITSYPFNTAVKISTGCTGILVSRKHVLTAAHCIHDGKDYVKGAKRLRVGFLKMRSKGGGRRRGSKRNKRSIKDKPSFQWSRVKRTQVPKGWFKGVADDVAVDYDYAILELKRPQKHKYMEIGISPPVQNMPSNRIHFSGFDNDRPGKLVYRFCTVSDESSDLFYQYCDANPGSSGSGIYIRLKEQEKRTWKRKIIGVFSGHQWVDINGVQQDYNVAVRITPLKYAQICFWIHGNYADCRDG; encoded by the coding sequence ATGGGGACAATACCACTTTTATTATTACTTTCCATGAACTCATTAACATTCGCCTTCTGGATTGACACGGCAGAAGATTATACCTGGCATTTACAAAGAACACCCAAAGTATTGGACAGAAGAACCATAATCCTAGACCCCCCAAGGTTCAAAGCTAAAACCAAATTGTTGACAAACTCAACCTGTGGGATTGCTTGTCAAAAGAAACTACCACTGCCAACCGTGTCTGACCTTCAAAATTATCTTTCTTATGAAACGGTGTACAACAATGGGACACGAACCTTGACTGAGGTGGATGTCGGAGAATTCAACCTGAAAAATGAATTTGAATTTGCTCAGGCAAGAGGCCGTTCTCGGAGGAAGAGGCAGGTCTTTGGGTTGGACAGCAGATTTAGCATTGGTAACAAACATTTCATAACCAGCTACCCTTTCAATACAGCAGTGAAAATCTCCACAGGATGTACTGGGATTCTAGTTTCACGGAAACATGTGTTAACAGCAGCTCACTGCATTCATGATGGTAAAGACTATGTGAAAGGTGCCAAAAGGCTAAGAGTAGGATTCTTAAAGATGAGATCCAAGGGGGGTGGAAGAAGAAGGGGATCGAAGAGGAATAAAAGGTCAATTAAGGATAAGCCATCTTTCCAATGGTCAAGAGTAAAGCGCACGCAGGTACCAAAGGGTTGGTTCAAAGGAGTGGCTGATGATGTCGCAGTGGATTACGATTATGCTATTCTTGAATTAAAGCGACCTCAGAAACACAAGTATATGGAGATTGGAATTAGTCCTCCTGTCCAGAATATGCCAAGCAACCGGATTCACTTTTCAGGCTTTGATAATGACAGACCAGGGAAATTGGTATATCGTTTCTGCACTGTGTCTGATGAATCGAGTGATCTGTTCTATCAGTATTGTGATGCTAATCCTGGATCAAGTGGCTCAGGCATTTACATTCGCCTTAAGGAGCAAGAGAAGCGTACATGGAAACGCAAGATCATTGGAGTCTTTTCTGGTCATCAGTGGGTGGATATCAATGGTGTACAGCAGGATTACAATGTGGCCGTGCGCATTACTCCACTTAAATATGCGCAGATATGCTTCTGGATACATGGGAACTACGCTGATTGCAGAGATGGTTGA
- the prss35 gene encoding inactive serine protease 35 isoform X1, with the protein MCWQRGSCIIPPANGNRKGSCFTMGTIPLLLLLSMNSLTFAFWIDTAEDYTWHLQRTPKVLDRRTIILDPPRFKAKTKLLTNSTCGIACQKKLPLPTVSDLQNYLSYETVYNNGTRTLTEVDVGEFNLKNEFEFAQARGRSRRKRQVFGLDSRFSIGNKHFITSYPFNTAVKISTGCTGILVSRKHVLTAAHCIHDGKDYVKGAKRLRVGFLKMRSKGGGRRRGSKRNKRSIKDKPSFQWSRVKRTQVPKGWFKGVADDVAVDYDYAILELKRPQKHKYMEIGISPPVQNMPSNRIHFSGFDNDRPGKLVYRFCTVSDESSDLFYQYCDANPGSSGSGIYIRLKEQEKRTWKRKIIGVFSGHQWVDINGVQQDYNVAVRITPLKYAQICFWIHGNYADCRDG; encoded by the coding sequence AAAAGGATCTTGTTTCACCATGGGGACAATACCACTTTTATTATTACTTTCCATGAACTCATTAACATTCGCCTTCTGGATTGACACGGCAGAAGATTATACCTGGCATTTACAAAGAACACCCAAAGTATTGGACAGAAGAACCATAATCCTAGACCCCCCAAGGTTCAAAGCTAAAACCAAATTGTTGACAAACTCAACCTGTGGGATTGCTTGTCAAAAGAAACTACCACTGCCAACCGTGTCTGACCTTCAAAATTATCTTTCTTATGAAACGGTGTACAACAATGGGACACGAACCTTGACTGAGGTGGATGTCGGAGAATTCAACCTGAAAAATGAATTTGAATTTGCTCAGGCAAGAGGCCGTTCTCGGAGGAAGAGGCAGGTCTTTGGGTTGGACAGCAGATTTAGCATTGGTAACAAACATTTCATAACCAGCTACCCTTTCAATACAGCAGTGAAAATCTCCACAGGATGTACTGGGATTCTAGTTTCACGGAAACATGTGTTAACAGCAGCTCACTGCATTCATGATGGTAAAGACTATGTGAAAGGTGCCAAAAGGCTAAGAGTAGGATTCTTAAAGATGAGATCCAAGGGGGGTGGAAGAAGAAGGGGATCGAAGAGGAATAAAAGGTCAATTAAGGATAAGCCATCTTTCCAATGGTCAAGAGTAAAGCGCACGCAGGTACCAAAGGGTTGGTTCAAAGGAGTGGCTGATGATGTCGCAGTGGATTACGATTATGCTATTCTTGAATTAAAGCGACCTCAGAAACACAAGTATATGGAGATTGGAATTAGTCCTCCTGTCCAGAATATGCCAAGCAACCGGATTCACTTTTCAGGCTTTGATAATGACAGACCAGGGAAATTGGTATATCGTTTCTGCACTGTGTCTGATGAATCGAGTGATCTGTTCTATCAGTATTGTGATGCTAATCCTGGATCAAGTGGCTCAGGCATTTACATTCGCCTTAAGGAGCAAGAGAAGCGTACATGGAAACGCAAGATCATTGGAGTCTTTTCTGGTCATCAGTGGGTGGATATCAATGGTGTACAGCAGGATTACAATGTGGCCGTGCGCATTACTCCACTTAAATATGCGCAGATATGCTTCTGGATACATGGGAACTACGCTGATTGCAGAGATGGTTGA